The sequence TGCGGTCCCACGGGAACGGGTCGCCGTCGAGGACGGTGCGGGCGGCGGTGAAGGCGTGGGTGGACGGGAGCAGGGCGGACACGGGCCGGAGTGCGCCGGGCAGCGCCTCGGGCGGGTAGAAGGCGCCGGAGAGAGCGACCACGACGAACAGCAGGCCCCACGTCACGATCTCCGCACCGTGCCCAAACCGCAGCACGACGCCGACGACCACCAGGGCGATGGTGAGCCCGGTGACCATGAGGACGGCGACCACCGGTACCAGGCCCCACCCGGCCGACGTGATGTCGAACGAGTAGAGCGCCCACGCCGCGGTGGCGACCATGGTGAGCCCCAAGGTGAGCTTGCCGAGCGCGTACAGGCCCACGCCGGCCAGGAACTCGACCTCCCGGAGGGGCGTGACCATCAGGTTCATCAGGTTCCGTGACCACGTCTCCTGGAGGAACGCCGTGGCGACGGAGACGTTCGACTGGTACAGCACGTGCATCAGCAGGATGCCCGAGAGCATGTACGCGGCGCCGGCCCGGGACGCGCCGCCCTGCTGGTCGACGAACACCCCGATCGACCCCCAGATGACCGTGTCGACGGCCGGCCAGATGAGCACGTCGAACCACGCCTGGGGGGCGCGTCGCAGCACGAGGGCGTGGCGGCGGGTGATGGCCAGCGCCCTCCGGCGGTCGATCCCCGTCGCGGCGGTGCCGCTCACGGCGATTCCTCCCCGGCGAGGTGGAGGAAGACCTCCTCGAGGCTGGTGCGACCGAAGCGCGCGGCGACGTCGGACGGCGTCCCGTCGGCGACGACCCGGCCGGCGGCCAGGAACACGACCCGGTCGCACACCCGCTCCACGTCCGTCATGTTGTGGCTGGTGACCAGCAGGGCCGTGCCGTCCTCCACGCACGCCCTCTCCAGGCCCTCCCGCACCCGGTGGGCGACGTCGGGGTCGAGCGACGCGGTGGGCTCGTCCAGCACGAGCAGGGCGGGCCGGTGGAGGGTGGCCTTCACGATGCCGACCAGCGTCCGCTGCCCGGACGACAGGTCGCTCGCCAGCCGGCCGGCCAGGTGGTCGACGCCGAAGCGCTCCAGCCCGTGGACCACCGCGGCGCCCACGTCGTCCACGCCGTACAGCCGGGCGAACACCTCGAGCACCTCACGGACCAGGAGGTGGTCCGGCAGCGGGAGGTAGCCGGCGGCGAAGCCCACGCCCGACATCGCCGCGCTGCGCCCCGCGGGCAGGCGGTGGCCCAGCACCGAGACCGATCCGGCGTCGGGCGTGACCGCCCCCAGAAGCATCAGCAGGGTGGTCGTCTTGCCGGCGCCGTTGCGCCCCAGCAGGGCCACCCGTTCGCCGGCGGCGACCGTGAGGTCGACGCCGTCGACCGCGCGCGTCGTCCCGAAGGACTTGACCAGGCCGGCGGCCTCGAGGACGGGTCGGCCCGCGTGCACCCGACGACTGTGCCAGAGCGGGGAGCGGCCGCAACCTGAATTCGGGCCGGGCAGGCCCTACGCTCGACCCGTTCCGGTCTCCGACACCAACGGGACGGCGGGCGACGCCCCCGTCCGCGTCCTCGCACTGGTGGACGGCGAGCACTACCCGCCCGTCGTCGTCGCCGCCCTCGGCCGCGTCCGCCGCCGGTACCCGGGCGCCACCATCGTCGGCGCGGCGATGCTCGGGGGCACCGAGAAGGTCGGCTCGGCGATCGACCTCGGCGTTCCCGTCGTCACCGGGGAGAGCGCCGAGGACGCCCTCGGCCGGGCGCTCGCCGCCTTCGGTCCCGACCTGGTGTACGACCTGTCCGACGAGCCCGTCCTCGACAACCGGTCGCGGATGCGCCTGGCGGCCCGGGCGCTGGCCGCCGGCGCCCGCTATGCCGGCGCCGACTTCGCCTTCGACCCCCCGCCCCGTCCCCGGCTGGCGACCAAGCCGTCCATCGCCGTCATCGGCACCGGGAAGCGGACGGGCAAGACGGCGGTCAGCGCCCACCTGGCCCGGGCGCTCGCCGGGCGGGGGACGCCGCCCGTCGTCGTCGCCATGGGGCGCGGTGGGCCACCCGAGCCCGAGCTGGTCGACCCCCGGACCTTCGACCTGTCGCCGAGGGGGCTCCTGGCGATGGCGGAGTCGGGCCGCCATGCCGCCAGCGACCACCTGGAGGACGCCGTGATGTCCGGGGTGGCCACCGTGGGCACCCGCCGGTGCGGTGGCGGGCTGGCCGGGGCGCCCGCCGACGACACCTTCGCGGCCGGTGTGGCGCTGGCCAATGCCCGGCCCGAGACGCTCGTGCAGTTCGAGGGGAGCGGGCAGTGCATCCCCCCCGCGCACGCCGATTCGACCGTCCTGGTGGTGCCGTTCGCCGCCGATCCGGACCTGGTCACCGGCCACCTCGGCGCCTACCGTGTGTTGCTCGCCGACCTGATCGTGGTTACCATTGCGGCAACATCGCTTGCGGCTTCGAGTCTCCGAGCCTCGTTCGAGGGTGACGTCGGGAGGCTGGTGCAAGGGGTGTCGGCCCAACCCCGGATCGTTCGTGTGATCCTTCGGCCCACCCCCCTCGCCCCAATCGCCGGACGCCGCGTGTTCTACGCAACCACCGCTTCTCCGTCGGCCAGGGCCCACCTGGCGGCACACCTCGAACAACGCCACGGGGCCCGAGTCGTCGGCGCTTCCCACAACCTGGCCAACCGCCCTCTGCTGGAGGCGGACCTCGAGTCGTCTCGGGAGGCCGACGTGCTGGTCGTCGAGCTCAAGGCGGCAGCCGTCGACGTCGCCGTCAGGCTCGCCGTCGAGAGGGGGATGGACGTGGTCTTCTGTGACAACCAGGTGGAGACGATCAGCGGGGATGCGTCCTTCGACGATCTGGGGTTGGCGGTCGCCGACCTGGCCGTGCAGCGGTTCTCCTCCTGAGCCCCCTTCGTCCCCGCGCCGGAACCGACACCCCACCCGTGACCAAGACCGCTGAACGCCAGAAGGCCGCCGGCCACGACTTCGGCCTTCCCTATTCCAAGGGCCTGATGGCGTCGCGCATCATGGCCACCGGGCTCTCCCCGGCGCGGGCGTTCCACGTCGCCGAGCTGGTCGAGAAGCGGCTCCACGCCAGGACGGGCGCCCCCGGCGCCGCCGGCGCGGCGGGTGGCGCCACGGCGGTCGCCGGCGCCGAGCTGGTCGACCTGGTGCTCGAGGTGCTGGCCGCCGAGGTGGGGGAGCGCTACGCGGCCTCGTTCGCCAAGTGGCAGCGGGTGATGCAGCTGGACGTGCCGCTGGTCGTCCTGATCGGCGGCGCACCCGGCGTAGGCAAGTCCACGATCGCCACCCAGCTCGCCAACCGGCTGGGCATCACCCGGGTGATCCCCACCGACGCCATCCGCGAGGTCATGCGGGCCATGTTCAGCGAGAGCCTCATGCCCACGCTGCACACCTCGTCGTTCGACGCCGCCAGCCTGGTGCGCCACCCCCTGCCCCGCAGCGCCGACCCGGTGCTGATCGGCTTCGGGGAGCAGGCGTCGGCGGTGGCGGTGGGCGTGGAGGCGCTCATCTCCCGGGCGGTGGACGAGGGCACCGACCTGATCGTGGAGGGTGCCCACGTGGTGCCGGGGTTCCTCGACAAGGACCGGCTGGCCGGCCGGGCGGTGGTCGTCCAGGTCGTCGTCACCGTCGACGACGAGGACCTGCACCGCAACCAGCTCCTGGTACGGGCCCACGAGGTGC is a genomic window of Acidimicrobiales bacterium containing:
- a CDS encoding ABC transporter permease; its protein translation is MSGTAATGIDRRRALAITRRHALVLRRAPQAWFDVLIWPAVDTVIWGSIGVFVDQQGGASRAGAAYMLSGILLMHVLYQSNVSVATAFLQETWSRNLMNLMVTPLREVEFLAGVGLYALGKLTLGLTMVATAAWALYSFDITSAGWGLVPVVAVLMVTGLTIALVVVGVVLRFGHGAEIVTWGLLFVVVALSGAFYPPEALPGALRPVSALLPSTHAFTAARTVLDGDPFPWDRIAVAAAGLAVAVPAAVAFLLSMLRVFRSRGYVTRYS
- a CDS encoding ABC transporter ATP-binding protein codes for the protein MHAGRPVLEAAGLVKSFGTTRAVDGVDLTVAAGERVALLGRNGAGKTTTLLMLLGAVTPDAGSVSVLGHRLPAGRSAAMSGVGFAAGYLPLPDHLLVREVLEVFARLYGVDDVGAAVVHGLERFGVDHLAGRLASDLSSGQRTLVGIVKATLHRPALLVLDEPTASLDPDVAHRVREGLERACVEDGTALLVTSHNMTDVERVCDRVVFLAAGRVVADGTPSDVAARFGRTSLEEVFLHLAGEESP